From the Actinomadura luzonensis genome, the window CTACCTGCGCGGCCTCGTACGGCGGTGGCGCGAGGAGTACGACTGGCGCGCGTGGGAGGCCAGGCTCAACGCCCACCCGCAGTTCACCACGACCATCGACGGGCAGAGCGTGCACTTCCTGCACGTCCGCTCACCGGAGCCGGACGCCACGCCGCTGCTGCTCACGCACGGCTGGCCGACCACGGTCGTCGAGTACCTGGACGTGATCGGCCCGCTCAGCGACCCGCGCGCCCACGGCGGCGACCCGGCCGACGCCTTCCACCTGGTCATCCCCTCGGTGCCCGGCTTCGGCTTCTCCGGCCCCACCCGCGAGCGCGGCTGGAACCGCTACCGCATCGCCAGGGCGTGGGCCGAGCTGATGCGCCGCCTCGGCTACGGGCGCTACGGCGCGCACGGCAACGACGGCGGCTCGCTCATCTCGCCGGAGGTCGGCCGCTGCGACCCCGAGCACGTCGTCGGCGTGCACGTCACCCAGATCTTCTCCTTCCCCTCCGGCGACCCCGCCGAGCTGGCCGGGCTGTCCGAGGAGGACGGCAAGAAGGTGGAGTTCCTGCGCTGGTGGACGGAGAACGGCGGCGCCTACGACAAGCTGCAGTCCACCGCGCCGCAGACGCTGGCCCACGCGCTGGCCGACTCGCCGGTGGGTCAGCTCGGCTGGAACGCCCAGCTGCTCGGCCCGAACCTCGACCCCGACTACGTGCTGACCAACACCATGATCTACTGGCTCACCAACACGGCGGCGTCGTCCGCCCGCCTCTACTACGAGGACTTCCACGCCGCCGACAAGCCCGCCGAGCCCACCACCGTGCCGCTCGGCCTGGCGAACTTCGCCTGGGACTTCCAGTCGATCCGGCCGTTCGCCGAACGCGACCACAGCAACATCGTGTCCTGGCACGTCTACGACAAGGGCAGCCACTTCGCCGCGCACGACGCGCCCGACCTGCTGATCGAGGACATCCGCGGCTTCTTCCGCCGGTTCCGCTGACCCGCCGCCCCGGCGGGGCCGTCAGCCGACGACGAAAGGCAGCCTCGCGCCCAGCTCGCCCAGCGCGGCGCGCTCCTGGCCGGTCGGCGGCCGGCGTCCGGTGCCGACCAGCAGGGCGTCCCGGTCGGAGAAGGACGCGGGGAACGGGGCGCCGGCGATCTGCTCCAGCATCCAGCGGGAGCGGGCGAGCCCCTCCGCGGGCGGCCCGGCCACGTCCGGGAGATGCGCGACCAGGTCGAGGTGGTGCAGCGTCCACTCCAGGACGTACGCGGACAGGTAGTCGCCCGCGGTGAGGACCACGTCGCGGGTGGCGACCCGCAGCGCCGGATCGGCCAGCGCGGCGGCGCGGCCGGCGGCGGAGCCCACGTCGTCCAGGTGGAACTTCAGCAGCCGGGGCTCCTCGTACGCGGCGGCGAGCCGCACGATCAGCGCGTCGAGCGGGTCCTCACCGGTGGGCGAGGTCGAGGTGACCTCCCAGTAGGTGACCGCGTCGCGGGTGGGCTCGGAGCCGGCGGGGGTGACGAGGGTGATCAGGACGTCCTGGGCGTCGATGACCAGATGGCACACCAGGTCCCTGACCAGCCACCCGGCGCAGCCGGAGGGCTCGGCGAAGGCGTCGTCCGGCAGGCCGGCGACCGCCGCGCGCAGCGCCGCCCACGACCGTGCGAAAAGATCCATCCCGGCACGGTAGTGCGGCGGCCCGGCGCCGGACAACCGGGGGCGGACGTCACAGGTAGCCGGCCGTGCTGGTAGCCGGCCGGGAACGGCTCGCCAGGGCTGCGGCGGTCGCGGCGGCGAGCGCCGGTCCGGTCGCCAGGGCCACGAACGACCACGCCACGAAGGCCAGCCGCTCAGCTCGCCCATGGCGAACCCGAGCGGCCGCCACCGCCGTCGCCACCGCCGTCGCCACCGCCGTCGCCACCGCCGTCGCCACCGCCGTCGCCACCGCAGCCGTCGCACCACCGTGCGGTCCCTGAAGCGGCACAGGCCCGCCACGACGGGCCGCTCCTCGGGAGCGACCTCGGCCAAGACGTCGCGCACCACGTCGCGCACCACGTCGCGGACCCTGCTCCCGCCCGCCGCGGGACGGCGTTCCGTTCCGGCTTCCGTTGTCCCTCCCCGTACGCACGGCCACCACCGTGAGTATCGACTCAGTGACGCGATGACGCCAGCAGGGGACGGGGAGGGGCTGGGGGAGAATGGCGGCGTGATCGAGTCAGGGGCGCTCGCCGCCGAAGCCGGGTACGGCCCCGGCGAGCCGATCGTGGCCGGGGTGCGGCGCGGCGAGGCCGAGCCCGTGCTGCTGGCCCAGGGGGTCGCGCCGGACGGCCGGCCGCTGACCGCGACGACGCTCGTCTACGCCGCGTCGCTGGCGAAGCAGATGACCGCGGCCTGCGCGGCGCTGCTGGTCAGGGGCGGCACCCTGGACCCGGAGGAGCCCCTGGCCGACCGCCTCCCGGAGCTGCCGGCGTGGGCCGCAACGGTCCGGCTCCGGCATCTGGTCCACCACACGTCGGGCCTGCCCGCCGGCACCGCGCCCGGCGATCTCCTGCCCGCTGACGCGACCGCCGACCGGACCACCTCCGCCGTCATGGACGCGCTCGCCCGCCTCCCGGAGCTGCGCCGGCCGCCGGGCACGGCCTTCGTCTACTCCAACGCCGGCTATGTCTGCCTGGCGGCGGTGATGGAGCGGGCGGCGGGCCTGCCGCTGTCCGAGCTCGCCCAGCGCGACCTGTTCGGCCCGCTGGGCATGGCCGACACCCGCCACTGGTCCGGGCCGGGGCCCGCGCCGCCGGGCGCCGCGCCGCTCGCCCCTCCGCACCCCGCCCCGCTGTCCCTGGGCGACGGCGGGGTCTGGACGACGCTCCGCGACCTGCTGCGCTGGGGCCAGGCGCTCAACGCCGACGCGCTCGGCGTCGCGGAGCTCCTGCAGACCCCGGGACGCCTCGACGACGGGACGCCGCTCGACTACGCGTGGGGCATGGGCGTCCGCTCCTGGGCGGGGCGCCGCGTCTACCGGCACGGCGGCAGCTGGGCGGGGCTGCGCGCCCTGCACGCCCGCGTGCCCGAGCTGGACCTGACCGCCGTCGTCGTCGCGCTCGGCGACGACACCGAGCGCCGCGTGCCGCTCATGGACGCCCTGCTCACCGCCGCGGCGGAACGGCCGGGCGAGGGCGGTCACGAGCGGCGGCGGTGAGAGGGCGTCTCTGAGATCCAGTTCTTGATCTTGCCGGGATGGCCTGCCTTCCAGTGTCAGCCCGCTCCCGGGGCGCGGGCGAACTCGGGCAACGTGTCGGCTACGTCAATCGGTCGTGCCGGCGTGCACGGCGATGATGCGCCAGCCGTGCGTCTCGTCGTACAGCCACGTACGCGTGTAGCGCATCCTGGCCGCGAACGGCGCACCGGAGACGGTCCCTTCGAGGGTGCCGAGGAACCACGTCACCCCGGTGCGCCCATCGACGAGCACGGTCAGCTCCTCCTCGGCCACCTTCGTCAGCACCTGCGTCCGGGTGCGGTGCAGCTCCAGGTCGTCCGCCTTGGTGGCGACGTTCGCACCGAAGGTGAAAATCAGCCGATCATCCAGCAGCCGATCCAGCGCCTCGACATCTCCAGCGAGCTGCGCGGCCTGAAGCCGGCGCTCGGCGTCCCGCAAGTCTTCCATCATGAGGTCCACCCTCCCAGCCGGCGCCGTGTCCGCGCCAGGACGTTCACGCTCGGCTGATCTTTGCGGTCCGCTCCAGGGACTCCGATCGGCGGCGGCCGTCGATCAGAGCGTCGCGCGCGATTCGCGACGGTCGAGGATTCACCGCACCCTGTGCACGGCCTTCTTCGCCGACCTGCCGGGATACACCACGACCAGGTGCTCCTCCAGCGGCGCGTCCGGGTCGTCCGCGTCCCACGGCCGGGTGCGGGCGTGTACGCGCAGGCGGTAGTGCCCGGGACCGGCGACGGCCAGGTTCGGCAGCGGCCCGGCCGCCCCGCTGCCGCCGCCCTCGGGGTAGGGCGGGACCACCAGGCGGCCGCTGCGGCTGGTGATGCCCACCTCCACCACCCGGTCCCAGCCGGTGAGCCGCAGCGGCGGGGCGGCGTCGAACGCCTTGACGGTCAGGCACATCGCCGTGTTCTCGGAGCCGGTCAGGATGGCGGCGCTGCTGCCGGCGACGTCGATGAACCCGTCGTCGACGGCGGCGAAGGGGTCGGCGGCGAACTCCTCGCGGTCGTCGAAGACGGCGTAGCCGCCGCCTTCGAACAGCATGTACGCGGCCGTGCCCTGCCGCCTGGCCCGCGTCCTGGGCCAGGGGTCGGCGCAGCGGGCGTTGGCCGCCGCCTTCCACTCGGCCACTTCCCGGTCGCGCTCGGCCTGCCGGCGGGCCGCGTCCGCCTGCCGCCGGGCTTCGAGGCCGGGGCACAGGTGGTCCAGGGCCGCAGCCAGCTCGGCGGTGTCGCCGCTGCCGCCCGCCCGCCGGTGCCGCGCGTCGCGCTCCCGGTCGCCGGGCAGGGCGCACAGCTCCTCGCCGCGGGCCAGGACGCGCTGGTCCGGCAGGTCCTCGGGGAACAGCGGCGCCGTCGTGAAGGTCTCGCCCCTGGCCAGGCAGAGGAACGAGCGCCGCCGCTCCTCGACGCCGAGGCCGGCCGCGGGCCGCAGCCGGTCGCGGCAGCCGTCGTCCGGCGCGGTGTAGGTGAGCCGGACGCCCTCCTCCGCGCCGACCACGGCCAGCGGCAGCGCGAGCACGGCGGCGACGAGCCCGCGCGGCACCCGCCCGCCCCCGGCCACCGCGACGCCACCCCCACCCAGCCGCGCGGCCGACCCGTCCGCCCCGGCCCCGTCCGCCCCGGCCCCGTCCGCAGCGTGGCTTTGGGCCGCGAGCTCGTGCGCTGTGCGTGCCTGCCACACGACGCCCAGCCCGCCGAGCGCGTGCACCGCCACCTCCAGGCCGCCGGACCACGGCCGCCCGAGGTCGAGCAGGGGGCCGCCGGCCTGCGAGGCGAGCAGGGCGATCCAGCCGATGCTCGTCGTCGCCGGGCTGAAGCGCCCGTCGTGGTGCTGGCCGGCGAGGATCATCGCCCGGCAGCCGACGGCCGCCAGCCCCGCCCAGAACAGCGCCGTCAGCGTCGTGCCCGTGGCGAACAGCCGCAGCACCCCGGCGAGCAGGCCGGCCAGCCCGAGCGCGACGGCGACCACCCGGAACCGGGCCGTGACCCCGGACAGGACCCGCACCAGCAGGACCACCGTGGCGGCCGACACCGCCAGCCCGGCGGCGTACGCCACATGCTCGGACAGGTCGTCGAGAAGCTCCCACAGCACCAGCTCACCGGCGACGTCGGCGTAGAGCAGGCGGCGCAGCCACACCACCTCGCCCGGCCGCACCACCGCGCGCCCCGGCGCCCCGGCGCGCGGCAGCGCGGGGCCGCGCAGGATCTGCCACAGCGACCACCCGTCCAGCACGCAGACCGCGGCGTACAGCGGCCACAGCCCGGCGTCCCACCACACCACGGGCGTGATCGGCGCGAGCCCGACGAGCGCGCGCCCGCCGCCGAGCGCCATGGCGACGGCGACGGCGGTCAGGTAGAGCGCGACGGCGACGGCGGCCGCACGCCCGAAACGGTGGCGGGCGACGGCCCGGAGCAAGACGGCGATGCGGATGATCGTAATGGACCGCGCACTCCGGTCAGCCCGGGTCGAGGTAGGACAGGACGGCGGCCACCCGCCGGTGCACGTCCCCGCTGTTCTCCAGCCCCAGCTTGGTGAAGATGGAGTTGACGTTCTTCTCCACCGACGACACCGACAGGTGCAGGACCCGCGCGATGGCCGGGTTCGAGCGGCCCCGCGCCATCTCGCGCAGCACGTCGCGTTCCCTGGGGGTCAGCGCCTCGGGCCCGCCGCGGACGTCGCGCCTGGCCAGCAGGCCCTCCACCACCTTCGGGTCGATGACCGAGCCGCCCGAGGCGACCGCGCGGATCGCGCCCAGCAGCTCGTCCAGGTCCCCCACGCGGTCCTTCAGCAGGTACGCGAACCCCTCGGTGCCCTGCCTGAACAGCTCGACGGCGAACAACGCGTCCGCGTACTGCGACAGCACCACGACGCCGACGCGCGGGTGCAGGGCCCTGATGCGGTGCGCGGCGTCGATGCCCTCGAAGCCCTGCCGCCACGCGCCGCCCGGCATGCGGATGTCGGTGACCACCACGTCGGGCGCGAGCCGGCGTACGGCGTCGAGCAGGTCGTCGGCGTCGCCGACCGCGCCGACGACGCGCACCTCGCCCGAGGTCTCCAGCAGCTGCCGAGTGCCCTCCCTGACGAGGTAGTGGTCGTCGGCCACGACGGCGCGGATCCGGTCGTCAGTCATCGGCCGGCACCCAGGCGCGCACGCTGGTCCCCTTTCCCTGGCGGCTGTCGAGGGCGAGGCCGCCGCCCAGCGCGCCGAGCCGGTCGGCCAGCGTGGCCAGCCCCCGCCGGGCGGCGGAGTCCGGCAGGCCCCGGCCGTCGTCGGTGATCGCCGCCCGCAGGCGGCCGCCCGCCTGCGACAGGCGTACCTCTATTCTTCCGGCCGCGGCGTGCTTGAGCGCGTTGGCGACGGCCTCGCTGACGGTGAAGTAGAGCGCGCCCTCGATCTCGTCGGGGAAGCGGCGGGCGCGCAGCCCCGGGTCGGCGACGACGGTGGTGGGCACGGGCAGCCCGGCGCAGCGCTCCTCCACCGCCTCCACCAGGCCGCCTTGGCTGAGCGCCGAGGGGTGGATGCCGGCGGCCAGTTCCCGCAGGTCGGCGAGGGTCTGGCGGGCCTGGTCACGCAGGCGGGCGAGCTGCTGCGGGCCGGCGCCGGCGGCGCGGGCCAGTTCGAGCCCGGCGATGAGGGCGACGAGCTGCTGCTGCACGCCGTCGTGGATGTTGCGCTCGATGCGCCGGCGCTCGGCCTCCTGGGCGCCGACCAGGCGGGTGAGCAGGCCGGCGTTCTGGATGGCCAGCCCGGCGGGCACGGCGAGGGCGTGGAGCAGGCGGCGGTCCTCCGCGCCGAGCCGCCCGGCGTCCTTGGGGCCGCATTCCAGCAGGCCGAGCCCGCCCCGCACGGGGACGGCGAGCACGGCCGGGCCCTCCTCGCGGCCGGCGACCACGCGGGTGCCGTCGGCCAGCGTGACGGCCGCCCACCGGGTCTGCAGCCCAGCGCGGACCGCCGCCGCCAGCCGGCCGAGCTGCGCGGCGGGCTCGGGCGTGTCCTCCAGGGCGGTGCCGAGGTCGTGCAGCACCTCGTCCACGGTGGGCCGCAGGTCGAAGACCAGGCTCAGCCGGGAGCCGCGCAGCCCGAAGCGGATGTCCAGCAGGCGGTGCCGCATGACGGCGACGATGAGCGCGCCGGGCAGCGCCCCGAACCCGGCGACGAAGCCGAGCGCGCCGCTCACCCACGAGCCGCCCCCGTAGCCGTACAGGAGCACCAGCGCCATCCCGGCCATGGTCAGGACGGCGCCGGCGACCATGCAGGCGTACTGGCCGCGCTCGGCGGGCCCGGCGCGCCGCCACCGCACGACGAGCCCGCCCGCCACGACCAGCGCGGCGGCGGTCACGATGAGCTGCCCGGCCGCGCCGGCCAGCGCGCCGGTCAGCGCGACGGCGGTGTTCGGCTCGTACGGCCGGTGCACGGTGTACCCGGACGCGACGAGCCCGGCCGCATGGGCGGCGGTCCCGGCGGCGGCGATCCAGGCGAGCGCCCGCCAGCGGCGTCCGGGCAGCCGGCCCTCGGGGAACAGCAGCGGCACGAACACCCACGCCAGCGCGTAGAACACGGCGAGCAGCCCGAGCGGGAGCGAGGCGAGCGGCGGCCGCGCGTCCGTCCTGATCGTCAGGCCCATGCCGAGGAGGCTCAGCCCGAGGCAGAGCGCCGTGGCCTGCACGAGCCAGCCGTAGCGGACGTCGGGCCGGCGGCTGGTGAGCAGCCAGCCCAGGGCGGGCAGCAGCGCCCAGAACAGGACAGGCCACCACTGCCGCGGCGGGACCGACGGCCCGCTCTGCAGGATCACGCCCACGACCGCGCTGCCTGCCGCTGTCGTCGCCAGCAGCCCGGCCACCAGCCTGGAACTCATGGGTCACCATCGTCGCCGACGGCCGGGCCGGGCGTCCATGCGGTTGTCCGCACTCTCCGTGCGGCCGGCCGCACCTTCGACGACGGCGGCCGGCCGGGTGGCCGCGCCGGGCCGGGCTCGCTTGCCTGGGAAGCACATCGCCGTCCGAAGGAGCCCATCATGACCCTGCCGTCGAAGACCGCGCGG encodes:
- a CDS encoding nuclear transport factor 2 family protein, with the protein product MMEDLRDAERRLQAAQLAGDVEALDRLLDDRLIFTFGANVATKADDLELHRTRTQVLTKVAEEELTVLVDGRTGVTWFLGTLEGTVSGAPFAARMRYTRTWLYDETHGWRIIAVHAGTTD
- a CDS encoding serine hydrolase domain-containing protein, whose protein sequence is MIESGALAAEAGYGPGEPIVAGVRRGEAEPVLLAQGVAPDGRPLTATTLVYAASLAKQMTAACAALLVRGGTLDPEEPLADRLPELPAWAATVRLRHLVHHTSGLPAGTAPGDLLPADATADRTTSAVMDALARLPELRRPPGTAFVYSNAGYVCLAAVMERAAGLPLSELAQRDLFGPLGMADTRHWSGPGPAPPGAAPLAPPHPAPLSLGDGGVWTTLRDLLRWGQALNADALGVAELLQTPGRLDDGTPLDYAWGMGVRSWAGRRVYRHGGSWAGLRALHARVPELDLTAVVVALGDDTERRVPLMDALLTAAAERPGEGGHERRR
- a CDS encoding maleylpyruvate isomerase N-terminal domain-containing protein; the protein is MDLFARSWAALRAAVAGLPDDAFAEPSGCAGWLVRDLVCHLVIDAQDVLITLVTPAGSEPTRDAVTYWEVTSTSPTGEDPLDALIVRLAAAYEEPRLLKFHLDDVGSAAGRAAALADPALRVATRDVVLTAGDYLSAYVLEWTLHHLDLVAHLPDVAGPPAEGLARSRWMLEQIAGAPFPASFSDRDALLVGTGRRPPTGQERAALGELGARLPFVVG
- a CDS encoding epoxide hydrolase family protein, producing MTEIREFRIDIPQADLDDLAERLDRVRWADELPDAGDDYGVPLHYLRGLVRRWREEYDWRAWEARLNAHPQFTTTIDGQSVHFLHVRSPEPDATPLLLTHGWPTTVVEYLDVIGPLSDPRAHGGDPADAFHLVIPSVPGFGFSGPTRERGWNRYRIARAWAELMRRLGYGRYGAHGNDGGSLISPEVGRCDPEHVVGVHVTQIFSFPSGDPAELAGLSEEDGKKVEFLRWWTENGGAYDKLQSTAPQTLAHALADSPVGQLGWNAQLLGPNLDPDYVLTNTMIYWLTNTAASSARLYYEDFHAADKPAEPTTVPLGLANFAWDFQSIRPFAERDHSNIVSWHVYDKGSHFAAHDAPDLLIEDIRGFFRRFR
- a CDS encoding histidine kinase produces the protein MSSRLVAGLLATTAAGSAVVGVILQSGPSVPPRQWWPVLFWALLPALGWLLTSRRPDVRYGWLVQATALCLGLSLLGMGLTIRTDARPPLASLPLGLLAVFYALAWVFVPLLFPEGRLPGRRWRALAWIAAAGTAAHAAGLVASGYTVHRPYEPNTAVALTGALAGAAGQLIVTAAALVVAGGLVVRWRRAGPAERGQYACMVAGAVLTMAGMALVLLYGYGGGSWVSGALGFVAGFGALPGALIVAVMRHRLLDIRFGLRGSRLSLVFDLRPTVDEVLHDLGTALEDTPEPAAQLGRLAAAVRAGLQTRWAAVTLADGTRVVAGREEGPAVLAVPVRGGLGLLECGPKDAGRLGAEDRRLLHALAVPAGLAIQNAGLLTRLVGAQEAERRRIERNIHDGVQQQLVALIAGLELARAAGAGPQQLARLRDQARQTLADLRELAAGIHPSALSQGGLVEAVEERCAGLPVPTTVVADPGLRARRFPDEIEGALYFTVSEAVANALKHAAAGRIEVRLSQAGGRLRAAITDDGRGLPDSAARRGLATLADRLGALGGGLALDSRQGKGTSVRAWVPADD
- a CDS encoding response regulator transcription factor, whose translation is MTDDRIRAVVADDHYLVREGTRQLLETSGEVRVVGAVGDADDLLDAVRRLAPDVVVTDIRMPGGAWRQGFEGIDAAHRIRALHPRVGVVVLSQYADALFAVELFRQGTEGFAYLLKDRVGDLDELLGAIRAVASGGSVIDPKVVEGLLARRDVRGGPEALTPRERDVLREMARGRSNPAIARVLHLSVSSVEKNVNSIFTKLGLENSGDVHRRVAAVLSYLDPG